The following proteins come from a genomic window of Gottfriedia acidiceleris:
- the spoVAC gene encoding stage V sporulation protein AC encodes MSGKLKANYKENIKPYQPKKPVLKNCIKAFLVGGFICLLGECITKIYINYFNFTEKNVGDPTVATLVLISSLLTGLGVYDKIGQFAGAGSAVPVTGFANSMTSAAMEHRSEGLVLGVATNMFKLAGCVIVYGVVSAYVVGMIRYAFKVFL; translated from the coding sequence ATGAGTGGAAAATTAAAAGCTAATTATAAAGAGAATATAAAACCTTACCAACCGAAAAAACCGGTATTAAAAAATTGTATTAAAGCGTTTTTAGTTGGGGGATTTATCTGCCTTTTAGGTGAGTGTATAACGAAAATCTATATTAACTATTTTAACTTTACTGAAAAAAATGTTGGTGATCCAACAGTAGCTACACTTGTATTAATTTCTAGCTTACTTACAGGATTAGGTGTATATGACAAAATTGGACAATTTGCAGGAGCAGGATCTGCTGTTCCTGTAACAGGCTTTGCCAACTCTATGACGAGTGCTGCTATGGAACATAGAAGTGAAGGTCTTGTTCTAGGGGTTGCAACAAATATGTTTAAACTAGCTGGTTGTGTAATTGTTTATGGCGTTGTTTCAGCATACGTCGTTGGAATGATACGATACGCATTTAAAGTATTCCTTTAG
- the spoVAD gene encoding stage V sporulation protein AD, translating to MALVGKQTWEFQNGVYVQASGTAVGPRENLGLLGGKFDYAYEDLHCNEDNWELAERALMRNAISVALKKANKTVEDIDVFLAGDLLNQNVTANFMARELQLPFLCMFGACSTSMETTALGAQLIDSGYAKMALAATSSHNATAERQYRYPTEYGGQKPDSATFTVTGAGSVLLSNKKSKIKVKCATIGTVQDLGLTDPFDMGSAMAPAAAYTIVQHFKDTNTTPDDYDFIVTGDLSAVGAPICEQLVREEGYDMAGKYNDCGLLIYDRENQEVFAGGSGCACSAVVTYGHLFQELNKGTYKRILVAATGALLSPTMIQQKESIPTISHAVVFESC from the coding sequence ATGGCTTTAGTCGGTAAACAAACTTGGGAGTTTCAAAATGGTGTTTATGTCCAAGCATCTGGCACGGCTGTAGGACCAAGAGAAAACTTGGGACTGTTAGGTGGCAAATTTGATTATGCTTATGAAGATCTTCATTGTAATGAAGATAATTGGGAATTGGCAGAAAGGGCATTAATGAGAAATGCAATTTCGGTTGCACTAAAAAAAGCTAATAAAACCGTAGAAGATATCGATGTATTTTTAGCAGGAGATTTACTAAATCAAAATGTAACTGCAAATTTTATGGCAAGGGAATTACAACTTCCTTTTTTATGTATGTTTGGTGCATGCTCAACTTCAATGGAAACAACTGCACTCGGTGCACAGTTAATCGATAGTGGCTACGCAAAAATGGCATTGGCAGCAACAAGTAGCCATAATGCTACTGCTGAAAGGCAATATAGATATCCTACAGAATACGGTGGACAAAAACCAGATTCAGCAACATTTACAGTAACTGGAGCAGGAAGTGTTCTCCTTTCAAATAAAAAAAGCAAAATAAAAGTAAAATGCGCCACAATTGGTACAGTTCAGGATTTAGGTTTGACAGATCCATTCGACATGGGTTCTGCGATGGCACCAGCAGCAGCCTATACAATCGTACAACACTTTAAAGACACGAATACGACACCTGATGATTATGATTTTATCGTAACTGGAGATCTTTCTGCTGTAGGCGCACCAATTTGCGAACAACTTGTTAGAGAAGAAGGATATGACATGGCAGGAAAATACAATGATTGTGGATTGCTAATCTATGATCGAGAAAATCAGGAAGTTTTTGCTGGGGGAAGTGGATGTGCTTGTTCAGCAGTTGTAACTTATGGTCATTTATTTCAAGAGTTAAATAAAGGTACTTATAAACGAATTTTAGTAGCGGCAACTGGCGCTCTTTTAAGCCCAACCATGATTCAACAGAAAGAATCAATTCCAACTATTTCACATGCTGTCGTTTTCGAAAGCTGTTAG
- the spoVAE gene encoding stage V sporulation protein AE: MDFVNAFIVGGLICVVGQLFFDFTKLTPGHVMCIFVVIGSILDGFGIYDKLIKFAGAGATVPITSFGHSLLHGAMAEASDHGFIGIGMGIFSLTSSGISAAILFSFIIALIFKPKG, encoded by the coding sequence ATGGATTTTGTTAATGCTTTTATAGTAGGAGGTCTAATTTGTGTAGTTGGCCAATTATTTTTTGATTTCACAAAATTAACACCAGGGCATGTGATGTGCATATTTGTAGTAATTGGGTCAATTTTAGATGGGTTTGGCATTTACGATAAACTAATAAAATTTGCTGGTGCAGGTGCAACAGTTCCAATTACTAGTTTTGGCCATTCCTTATTACATGGAGCGATGGCAGAAGCAAGTGATCACGGATTTATTGGTATTGGAATGGGAATCTTTTCCCTAACTTCATCTGGAATTTCAGCAGCAATTTTATTCTCTTTTATAATTGCCCTTATTTTTAAGCCAAAAGGTTAA
- a CDS encoding stage V sporulation protein AE → MKKKRIIIVTDGDVYAHRSIEYLAKQFGGCTISQSQGNPTKFSGKRMVEIIMQAQKEPVFVLFDDSGFMGEGPGEKALKYVASDKHIEVIAALAVASNTHHQEWTKVDVSIDNEGNLTEYGVDKYGVPDIEIGRINGDTVYNLDQLNIPFILGIGDIGKMGGRDDIEIGSPITRKAIEYILERSELQ, encoded by the coding sequence ATGAAAAAGAAAAGGATCATTATCGTAACCGACGGAGATGTTTATGCACATCGGAGTATTGAGTATTTGGCAAAACAATTTGGCGGATGCACAATATCACAATCGCAAGGTAATCCCACTAAGTTCTCAGGAAAGAGAATGGTTGAAATCATAATGCAAGCACAAAAAGAACCAGTATTTGTATTGTTTGATGACAGTGGCTTTATGGGAGAAGGTCCTGGAGAAAAAGCTTTAAAATATGTAGCGAGTGATAAACATATTGAAGTTATTGCTGCACTAGCAGTAGCATCAAATACACATCATCAAGAATGGACAAAAGTAGATGTAAGCATTGATAACGAAGGGAATTTAACTGAATATGGTGTCGATAAGTATGGTGTACCTGATATTGAAATCGGGAGAATAAATGGAGACACCGTTTATAATTTAGATCAACTAAATATTCCTTTTATATTAGGAATCGGCGATATTGGAAAAATGGGTGGAAGAGATGATATTGAAATCGGTTCACCCATTACTAGAAAAGCTATTGAATATATCCTCGAGAGGAGTGAACTCCAATGA
- a CDS encoding spore germination protein, which produces MTTKKEPTKLTSKLVTNAHTISDRIGYGVSFDVGKRVIFVNKVEVNLYYVNGLTDTSFIQRFLDDLIGLEKVEKNKSMFKNIEDTIVHQSVEIVLTFEDVIKKVLSGLIVVLVDGEDKGLAVDVRSYPGRGPTEPDTERVVRGSRDGFTENIINNTGLIRRRIRDENLRNEILQVGESSKTDVCLSYIEGLAHAELVKEVRDRITGIHVDGLTMSDKKLEEFILKQGYNPFPLVRYSERPDVVANHILEGHVCIIVDTSPSVIITPATYYHHMQHAEEFRQTPTVGTFLRWCRYIGIFMSVFLLPFWLLLCNYPEVLPKSLSYIGPKETSNIPIYLQLIIADMGIEFLRMASIHTPNAVSTSMGIIAAVLIGQVAIDVGLFQPEVVLYTAVSMIGSYATPSYELALANKLAKFFILILTAILGIKGFMIGSTLFILFLASLNTLNTPYFWPFIPFDGRAFWHLVIRTKASESQHQKGGKTIGDATI; this is translated from the coding sequence ATGACTACGAAAAAAGAGCCGACAAAACTTACAAGTAAACTCGTTACTAATGCTCATACAATAAGTGATCGAATAGGTTATGGAGTAAGTTTTGATGTCGGAAAACGTGTGATTTTTGTAAATAAAGTTGAAGTTAATCTATATTATGTTAACGGATTAACGGATACAAGCTTTATTCAAAGATTTTTAGATGACTTAATTGGGTTAGAAAAAGTCGAGAAAAATAAATCAATGTTTAAAAATATTGAGGATACAATTGTCCATCAATCAGTAGAGATCGTATTAACATTTGAAGATGTTATAAAGAAAGTATTATCTGGTTTAATTGTAGTTTTAGTTGATGGAGAAGATAAAGGACTTGCAGTCGATGTTAGGAGTTATCCTGGACGAGGTCCAACAGAACCAGATACCGAACGAGTAGTACGTGGATCACGAGATGGTTTCACTGAAAACATTATTAATAATACTGGTCTAATTAGAAGACGTATTCGCGATGAAAATTTAAGAAATGAAATTCTTCAGGTAGGAGAAAGCTCTAAGACAGATGTTTGTTTGTCCTATATAGAAGGATTAGCGCATGCGGAACTTGTTAAAGAAGTTAGAGATCGAATTACAGGTATCCACGTTGATGGTCTTACAATGTCAGATAAGAAATTAGAGGAATTTATTTTAAAGCAAGGATATAATCCATTTCCTTTAGTTAGATATTCGGAAAGGCCTGACGTTGTTGCAAACCACATTCTCGAAGGACATGTATGTATTATCGTGGATACATCTCCGAGCGTTATCATTACACCTGCAACGTATTACCATCATATGCAACATGCTGAAGAATTCAGACAAACACCTACAGTTGGAACATTCCTACGTTGGTGTCGTTATATAGGAATTTTTATGTCAGTCTTTTTATTACCATTCTGGTTACTATTATGTAATTATCCGGAGGTTTTACCAAAATCACTTAGTTATATTGGTCCAAAAGAAACAAGTAATATTCCTATTTATCTACAATTAATTATTGCCGATATGGGGATTGAATTCCTGAGAATGGCAAGTATACATACACCAAATGCAGTTTCCACGTCAATGGGGATTATCGCGGCAGTATTGATTGGGCAAGTCGCAATTGATGTAGGCCTTTTCCAACCGGAAGTAGTACTATACACAGCTGTGTCAATGATTGGATCATATGCGACGCCTAGTTATGAGCTAGCACTTGCAAATAAATTGGCCAAATTTTTTATCTTAATTTTAACTGCAATATTAGGTATTAAAGGTTTTATGATTGGTTCAACATTATTTATACTGTTTTTAGCAAGTCTCAATACTTTAAATACACCATATTTTTGGCCATTTATTCCATTTGATGGCAGAGCCTTCTGGCATTTAGTGATCCGGACTAAAGCTAGTGAAAGTCAACATCAAAAAGGTGGAAAAACAATCGGTGATGCTACCATTTAA
- a CDS encoding DUF1002 domain-containing protein, whose protein sequence is MPLSVFADSVPGDTIVTLGQNLSETQKKALLAEMGAPSDAKIVTVSNQEEHKYLDGTVPSAQIGTRALSSAMITIGEKNTGIVVQSNNISWVTNSMYTNALITAGLKDANIVITAPFEVSGTAALTGIMKAYELSSGEVIPDDVKKVANEEMVKTAKLGDSVGNEKAVQLVTKVKEELAKNPNMSTDELKSLIDRLAKDLGITLTADQKASLMSLFEKMKDLNINWDQVGNQLTKAKNKISDYLNSKEGQSFIEKLKDFFSALFDAILSFFK, encoded by the coding sequence ATGCCTTTATCGGTATTTGCTGATTCTGTTCCGGGTGATACGATTGTTACTCTTGGACAAAATTTGTCTGAAACGCAAAAGAAAGCATTATTAGCTGAAATGGGTGCACCATCTGATGCTAAAATTGTGACTGTTTCCAATCAAGAGGAACATAAATATTTAGATGGTACTGTACCTAGTGCTCAAATCGGTACTCGAGCTCTTTCATCTGCTATGATTACAATCGGTGAAAAAAATACAGGCATTGTCGTTCAATCAAATAACATTTCATGGGTTACTAACTCAATGTATACAAATGCTTTAATTACAGCTGGATTAAAAGATGCAAATATAGTCATTACTGCACCATTTGAAGTCTCTGGTACAGCTGCTTTAACTGGGATTATGAAGGCTTATGAACTAAGTTCAGGTGAAGTTATACCTGATGATGTTAAAAAAGTAGCAAATGAAGAAATGGTAAAAACTGCGAAACTTGGTGATTCAGTAGGTAATGAAAAAGCTGTACAACTTGTCACTAAAGTGAAAGAAGAGCTTGCTAAAAATCCAAACATGTCAACCGATGAATTAAAATCATTAATTGATCGATTAGCAAAGGATCTTGGTATTACATTAACTGCGGATCAAAAGGCTAGTTTGATGTCTTTATTTGAAAAAATGAAAGATTTAAATATTAATTGGGATCAAGTAGGAAACCAATTAACAAAAGCTAAAAATAAAATTTCAGATTACCTAAATTCTAAAGAAGGTCAATCTTTTATTGAAAAACTTAAAGATTTCTTCTCTGCATTATTTGATGCGATTCTTTCATTCTTTAAATAA
- a CDS encoding peptidylprolyl isomerase — protein MKKASITFENGEQILIELFPEHAPGTVENFEKLIREGFYNGLTFHRVIPGFVSQGGDPNGNGTGGPGYKIKCETVGNPLKHKAGALSMAHAGKDTGGSQFFIVHEPQPHLDGVHTVFGQVIEGMDTVLRMRNGDVMQEVKVWDEE, from the coding sequence ATGAAAAAAGCAAGTATAACGTTTGAAAATGGTGAACAAATCTTAATCGAATTATTCCCAGAGCATGCACCAGGTACAGTTGAAAACTTTGAAAAATTAATCCGTGAAGGTTTCTACAATGGATTAACTTTCCACCGTGTAATTCCTGGATTTGTATCTCAAGGTGGAGATCCAAACGGTAATGGAACAGGTGGTCCAGGATACAAAATTAAATGTGAAACTGTTGGTAACCCATTAAAACATAAAGCTGGAGCTTTATCAATGGCACATGCTGGAAAAGATACTGGTGGTAGCCAATTCTTTATCGTTCACGAGCCACAACCACATTTAGATGGCGTACATACAGTTTTCGGTCAAGTAATCGAAGGTATGGATACAGTTTTAAGAATGCGTAATGGCGACGTTATGCAAGAAGTTAAGGTTTGGGACGAAGAATAG
- a CDS encoding IS3 family transposase (programmed frameshift) produces the protein MTKVTNEEKLIAVKRYLEGKEGQKKISASIGVDHSVFQTWLQKYRFHGEKAFQKSYTPYNLQFKLDVLNYMNEQGTSIRETAAIFNIPAHSTLLQWKRQLETIGMDALESKKKGRLSLNKDKSNTVNNMEVAEGAIEALRAENERLRMENAYFKKVECLSSKQEKITKQDKVQVVYELRHEFSVKSLLQLADIPRSTYYYWVKNLDRPDPDAELKVLIKAIYVEHEGLYGYRKIRDELTNRGNKVNHKKVQRLMKVLGIKSLVKVKKYRSYKGKVGKIAPNILNRNFQASKPNKKWVTDITEFKIFGEKLYFSPMLDLYNGEIITYTIGSRPTYSLVSTMLEQSFERLTASDKLLIHSDQGWHYQMKQYRSALIKRGITQSMSRKGNCYDNAVIESFFSIMKSELLYLKEFKSVQHFKQELAKYIDYYNNKRIKAKLKGMSPVKYRVHAQRAA, from the exons ATGACTAAAGTTACAAATGAAGAGAAATTAATTGCTGTAAAACGCTACCTAGAAGGAAAAGAGGGTCAAAAAAAGATCTCAGCTTCTATCGGAGTAGACCACTCTGTATTTCAAACATGGTTACAAAAATATCGTTTTCATGGTGAAAAAGCTTTTCAAAAAAGCTATACACCATATAATTTGCAGTTTAAACTAGATGTACTTAACTATATGAACGAACAAGGAACATCTATCAGAGAAACGGCTGCAATTTTTAACATTCCGGCACACTCTACTCTTCTTCAGTGGAAAAGACAGTTAGAAACCATTGGTATGGATGCCCTTGAATCAAAGAAAAAGGGGCGTCTATCATTGAATAAAGATAAGTCAAACACAGTTAATAATATGGAGGTAGCTGAAGGGGCAATTGAAGCTTTACGTGCCGAGAATGAACGTTTACGCATGGAGAATGCATATT TTAAAAAAGTTGAATGCCTTAGTTCAAAACAAGAAAAAATCACCAAACAAGACAAGGTCCAAGTAGTCTATGAATTAAGGCACGAATTCTCGGTAAAGTCACTTTTACAACTCGCAGACATTCCGCGTAGTACGTATTATTATTGGGTAAAAAATTTAGATCGTCCAGATCCAGATGCAGAGCTAAAAGTGTTAATAAAAGCCATTTACGTTGAACACGAAGGTCTTTATGGTTATCGTAAAATACGAGATGAGCTTACTAATCGAGGAAATAAAGTAAATCATAAAAAAGTTCAACGTCTCATGAAAGTACTAGGAATAAAATCACTAGTGAAGGTAAAGAAATATCGCTCTTACAAAGGCAAAGTAGGTAAAATAGCTCCAAATATTTTAAATCGAAATTTTCAAGCATCTAAGCCAAATAAGAAATGGGTTACAGACATAACTGAATTTAAAATATTTGGAGAAAAGCTATATTTTTCACCTATGTTGGACTTATATAATGGTGAAATAATTACTTATACAATCGGTTCACGTCCAACCTATTCACTTGTTTCAACTATGTTAGAACAGTCATTTGAACGTTTAACAGCTTCAGATAAATTGCTTATTCATTCAGATCAAGGGTGGCACTACCAAATGAAACAATATCGTAGTGCTCTTATTAAGCGTGGAATCACACAGAGTATGTCTCGAAAAGGAAACTGTTACGATAACGCAGTAATAGAAAGTTTCTTTAGTATTATGAAATCTGAGCTACTATATCTAAAAGAGTTTAAGAGTGTCCAACACTTTAAACAAGAATTAGCTAAATATATAGATTACTACAATAACAAACGAATTAAGGCAAAATTAAAAGGCATGAGCCCAGTAAAATACCGAGTTCATGCCCAACGAGCTGCCTAA
- a CDS encoding cupin domain-containing protein → MRLDLDYTSPSIQFTSDINKNHAFVKDSQNFINQLSVNNLNTLDNLSLLDIYLSVNNVVEPHYHQNSSELVYCISGAAVVSILNPYTKQLLNFPITPGQVANVPQGWWHYEIATVDNTHLLAIFNAPSPDVILFSDLMKFTPSNIVSHTYCLDENQWKNATANLQPSIFIGPPKNCNRQVQNQYEYTNQQNQNYSQNSYYNQNYYQQR, encoded by the coding sequence TTGAGGTTGGATTTAGATTATACATCGCCAAGTATTCAATTTACTTCTGATATAAATAAAAACCATGCCTTTGTGAAGGATAGTCAAAACTTTATCAATCAATTAAGTGTTAATAATTTGAATACTTTGGATAATTTGTCTTTATTGGATATCTATTTAAGTGTAAATAATGTTGTAGAGCCACATTATCATCAAAATTCATCAGAATTAGTATATTGCATTTCTGGAGCTGCAGTTGTATCGATTTTGAATCCTTATACAAAGCAACTATTAAATTTCCCAATTACTCCTGGTCAAGTTGCAAACGTACCACAAGGATGGTGGCATTATGAAATTGCAACTGTTGACAACACTCATTTATTGGCAATATTTAATGCACCTTCCCCTGATGTAATTTTATTCTCTGATTTAATGAAATTTACACCTTCAAATATTGTCTCACATACTTACTGTCTTGATGAAAACCAATGGAAAAATGCAACAGCAAATTTACAACCTTCTATATTTATAGGACCACCAAAAAACTGTAATCGACAAGTTCAAAACCAGTATGAATATACAAATCAGCAGAATCAAAATTATTCTCAAAATTCCTATTACAATCAGAATTATTATCAACAGCGTTGA
- a CDS encoding GNAT family N-acetyltransferase, giving the protein MLIRYKKTYEKIAMGLLSFMPNEKNVKSLVNTIKDYETKDDNHLFLWKLDDIVGIIGIQLLPDKVIMIKHLSVNPSFRNQGIATSLYDAIRSQYTDYTIVTTQEVASFIEHCHVSLKVL; this is encoded by the coding sequence ATGTTAATTAGGTATAAGAAAACATATGAGAAAATTGCAATGGGCCTGCTTTCGTTTATGCCGAATGAAAAGAATGTGAAGAGCTTAGTAAATACGATTAAAGATTATGAAACTAAAGATGATAATCATTTGTTCCTTTGGAAATTAGACGATATTGTTGGGATTATTGGAATACAATTACTACCAGATAAGGTTATTATGATTAAACATTTAAGTGTAAACCCTTCATTCCGAAATCAAGGTATTGCAACTTCACTTTACGATGCTATTAGATCTCAGTATACAGACTATACAATCGTAACAACGCAAGAAGTAGCTTCATTTATTGAACATTGTCATGTTAGTTTGAAAGTATTATAG